The nucleotide window GTCGAAGGCGGCATTTGTCTGGGAGAATGACaggaaagagaaggcaaaaaagaaaaaaaaaaggaaataaaaaggaaaaataggaaatacaAAACCGACCAAACCAgatcaaaacaaaaccagaaaaccaaaaagaagcccccagccccatcctccTATCCTGAGAGTAAAGAGTGGAAAGAGGTCTCCAGGACCAGGCGCCTCCGAGCGCCGCAGGCTTTTTGCAGCGCTGCGCTTGCAGAATAGGACTGAAATTTTCGGCTATATAGCCTCTGTCTTTAtagctgatgaaaaaaattgcagATTATTAGCATAAATGTTTACTCTTCATTACGCTGATGACATTGTGCACTCGAGATCTTGGTAATCTTTGGGAAAattatgagtaatttttaaaaattttaaagcagcagcAGTTACCATGCAATTCAGGCTAATTCTGCGTAGGCTCCGAACGGATATAATTATCGAGGAGTCAAGATGTTATGCTAAAAACTATGCATTGATATTCCCATTTATTATGTACATACAACTTTGACAATGTTGATGCTTGAAATAGCAGGAAATTGTCTTGCGCAAAAATTACAGTCCATATTAGGACATCTGAAATTGCGAAGAATTATATAGTAATTGCAGGCTTTCAGATGGGAGAGCCAGAATGCTCAAACTAGTGCAAATGTGGATAAAATTACAGATCAGAgcaaaaattagggaaaaaggGGGTCTGGGATTTTTCAGGTTGGCTATAGGATTCCGGAAGTGTCTAATGCCACATGATTGCTGCAGCTTTAGGGGAGACATTCATGCCTCAAATAGCGCCTTGGCCAGGGTGGCTTTAATTGAATTTCttgggctttttcttttaatagggGCAAATGAGAAAATTGGCCACCTAAGGCAAATTTTCACTGTTCTCCTCGAGAACATGTCGAGAAGAGAATCCCTTTCCCCGCGTGCCTGCTTTTCCCGGCTTGGATGCCACGGAAGCCCCGTGCCCCCATTCTAAATGTCGCAACTGGCAAGCAAGTGACTGAGCCGGACCTcccgcacccccaccccgacACTCCTTCCTTTCTTGTGTCCACTTCTACCCCCCTTCCTTCGGCCCCTTTTCCGGAGTCCCCTCCACCTTGCCGCCGGTCGGGGCCCCGGAATTTGAaggccgggccgggggcgggcggggggggggggggaggcggggagtgGAGTGCGGGAATAGCTGTCGGACTGAGGAGTTGGTGTGAAAACGAGTCTGCTGTTTGGAGGCTTTGGGACGAGGAGGGAAGAAGCTGAGGGTCGTTGTGGCCCACCCTGAGACCACCGAGGCCCTTGTTTGGTCTCCACCGTCGCGAGATAGCGCCCCCCAGAAACACTCACTCCCCACTTGGGCGGCGCTTCTCTGGAGCTCTGAGACACCCTGCGACTTTAAGAAGCCGAGGCCAGGGCCGCGGAGggatggggcggggcgggggttgCCCCAGAGGAGGGGTCGACGCCGCTGCTGCCGCGGGCGGGAGAATCCTCCCGGTGTGCGGCCACCATTCGGAGCAGCCCAGACTCTGTCGAGTTCCAGGGCCAGAAGTGCCCATTGTTCTGCGAGCGACGATTTCATTTCTAGGGTGTCTGAGACTCCTGCGCCACGAAAAGCAGGGCAGGAAAGGGAGTGTGGGAAGCCGGCCGCGTTTGCTCCCGGCGGGCCCAGGTCTGCCCTCTGGGATTACCCTAGGGCGCTCCAAGTCcagtccttccctccctctcgcCTCTTCTCCGTCCCCGAAGTTCTAATCCTCGGCCCCGCAGCCCCTGCTGGCCGCACGCAGCCATTCTTCACTTTCCCGGGCTCCACACCTGATCCTCGCCCTCCCCCGTTACCCGCCCCCACGCCCCCTTGCGCTGGCAGGACGCGACCCGGGACGCGGCGGGTGGCACCAGGGCTCCTGAGGATCTCCCCAGACGGCCTCGGGACATTTGCGGGAGCGCTGCCACACAGCCCGCAAACTGCTAAGAGTCAGTAGTGATTGTGGTCTGGCACGACCCTGAGGACGAGTGAGCAGTCGGAGCCGGAGGCGGCCCCTGGAAGAAAGGTCTCTAGAGACTGTGCCTGTATTCTCACGTGGAGGCTCCGAGTGGTTGCTCTTCCAAGACCTGcctgctcttttctttcctgaaacatattgtctcccccgccccgccgggcccggccccaggccccagggcggAATGTAACATCTTGTAATGTGGCAATCACTGCCAAACCCGTCCCAGCGAGGGGAACTCCCGCCGGGGGGGCCTCGGAGCGACGTGGGGCCTCCGCATCCGCCCCGGCCGGGGGTTTaaggggggaaggggcggggcagcAGGAAAGGCGTGCGGGGCAGATcccaggtggggagggaggtccCGGCCGGGAGAGGCTTCTCTGGGGCTGTTTTGGGCGTCACGACCTTGCCAGAGCCCTCTAGTCTCGGGAAAGCCTGGTCGGACAGGGCCAGGGGCCCGCGTAACCGGGACTGCAGGATCGCGCCCCACTCACCGGCTTCTGGGGACCCCAGAAATCAAATGCAAGGGGACCTGTATTTTAGGAGGAAGAGAGGATCTGTAGCTTCATTCTCAAGGAGATCTCTGACCCTAAACAGGTTTATGGCACTGGTGGTCGCTGGTCCCTTTCGGGAAAGGAGCCGGCTTTTGACTTTTGAGCGAGTGCTTGGGACGGCGACAGCGGGGTGGGCTGTGTGGGTGTGCGGAGTTGCTTCTGGGTTTTACCGCCAGTGAggacaactttttttcttttttgaaaggcAAGGAGGCTCTCTGACCCCTGACGTCTTTCTTCCCGGGGGCTTGTAACACTGGAGGGGACCATTCCAccacttctcttctcccttcaccccctctttctctcatccCCCACCGTCTACCGCTGAACTGTTTGTAAACAAAGCTCCAGGTTTCCAGCGCACTCTCCGCCCCCAGCAAACCTGATACTTCCCCCAAACTCGCCCCACCAGTCTCGGAAATTCTTACACAGGACGGATATTCACAATTTTCACAAGTAATCCTGAAAGAAGGCCGAGGGGAAGCCTCCTAAACGGTCCCACATTGCAGCCTCACTGATTAGGCCCGGCATCcgttctctttcttctctgctctccccagcccGGGAGTCACAGGGCGGGCGGCGGGAATTCGGGGCCGCAGGAGGGGGGTGTGTCTGCGCCTAGCGGAGCACCCGGGTCTGGTGGCCCGCAGCCCGGCGcgcgctgggggaggggagccaggaaTGAGAGGAGAAGGGGATGCTGGCGCGCGCGGGCTGCCTGCCTCGGGGACTGGAACTCAATACCCGCGCTCTGCCAGAGTTCCAAGCAACCCTGCCAGGAGGTGGGGCGGAGAGGGCCGGGCACCCCTCACTCTTCGgcttccctccccctgcttcccagCGCTTGTCATATCCTGTCTCTGGCCTGATATTTCACGCGAGCAAATGCAAGGGGATTACAATGAAGATTTATGTGTGTTCCGAGCGCGACTGGTTTCCCAGTGTAGGGAGCCGAGGTCGCTGCTTCCCGTTTCCATTTTTCATTCGCGCTTTGGGTAGCGCAGTCCCGCGCGGGGGGAGCGTGTCTGCGCGGCGGCGGGCTGATCACAGGGCTCCGCGTCTCCCGGCGGGCCGTGAGACTGTGAGAAAGACTTGCCAGCTCGTTGCCCCCGGCGGGGCTGGAGccggcccctgcctcccccagccgGGCTTTGTTTGTCCCCTCGcttacccctccccctccccgcccccctcactTCTGGGACCTGGGCGCATCCTagctttcccttctctttgcccttctcctcgTCTGCGGAAACGCCCCCTTCCTCTGGCCCCTGcaccctcctgctctctgcttAGCGGGCTTCCCGGGGAAAGACGCGCCGTGGCCTGGCGCGACCCCGCCGCTGCCGGGTGCCAGGTTCGGTGACTCCAGCGAGTCTGTGGGGCCTCGGCCCACCCCGGAGCTGAGGCCGCCCGCCCTCCTGGCTCCCAGGCTCGCTCATGCCAAGGCCTGTTGCGTGATTCCAACTTGGGCTGACATTCCCTGCCCCGGGCGCTCCGGCGTAGGCCTCTTAATCATCTTGTCTGCTGCAGATCCTCGACACCAGCCAATTTACTGCCCCGTCTCTCCTCGCTGGTttcaggagggggaggggagtgcgCGCAAAGGGGGGGAGGGCACATACAACCGCAGGAGGAAGGCTGGCACCGGCTACTGGCACTCAAAAGAAAACCACGGAATTTGGaactggggggagagagagcaggcatggGGGTCTTCTAGGCAGCGGCTGCTTAGGGAAGCTAGAATCACAGGGTCAGTGAGCTTTTAGCTCAGGTCTTCCTAGCCTGAGAAAATAATGCAGGAATGAAAATGGACAGTGGATTGTGTAGCCTCTCTGTGTTTCCCAGAGCCCCCCACTCCCTGTCCGTATTCGGTTGTAAGCTAGACTCCATGCAGACCCCAAAACAATCTGGCCGGAAAAGACAAGATTCCTTTCAGGATGATGCCACTGAGCCTAGAAAGTCGCCCCCGTCTTATGTCTGTGTTTTTTGGCAGAGTGGAGTTGAAGACACACAAGGATGGCCTGAATAGCCATCCCAGAGAAGAGGAGGCCTGGATCTGGCAAGCAGAGCTCTCTGGTCCGTCTGTAATCTCCTCTCCAGTAGAGGCAGGTCTCTTCAGAGGGGATGGCTGAGGTTCAGGCTCTCCTGTAAGAAGGGGCCAGAGCTTCCCCAGCTCTAGAGTGCTGCTCTAACACACAGGGTGAAGTTGGAAAGGCCTCTGGGTATCTCTGGGCCTCAAAAACACAGGCACAAGTGAAGCCTCCCTGTTTTGGGAGACATTGGAATAAAACAATATACTATCAACAGCAAAAATGGgtacttaccatgtgccaggcactgtgttacaTCATCGTCTCATTATACACTCACAGAAACTCTGAgatagttgttatttctcctatcGTATAGATCTgcacactgaggcacagagaggttacacTGAGCAGCCCAAAGTGGCAAAGTCAGTGATGGAAACTAAGAAGCTTCCCTTGTAGGCCCCAGTGCTTTGAAGGAAAGGGGCTTTTAGTTCAGGCCTGCATTAGCCCCCTAACCCCTGGCCTTTGCAGAGAATGTCAGAAAGTAGGGTCACTTCCAAAACTGGAAGCCAGTTGGGGTGGGATCCAAGGTGGAAGGCAGAGCTGAATGGTGTGACGACCTTTCCCCTCAGAGAAGGTGAAGTGGAAGGATGCCGCCTGCATCAGTGTCTGCGtgaatgtgcatgtgtgcacgtgtgggtATGTAGGTTTCTGTAtcagtgtgtgtgaatgtgtgtgcatgaatTTTtgtcagtgtgtatgtgtgtgtgtgagactcaGTAGGAGTGTGTGTACTTGAGAGTGAGAGTATGTCAGTAGAGATGTGACTGTGAGAGACACAGTGCGTGATTGTATGTGTGCTAGCGCAGCCCTGTGTGCCGGGGTCGCCCTGCATTCCAGAGCAGCCAACCGAGTTTCCCGAGGGCCCGGGGTGACTCACTGAGCTCTCGGCTCAGCCAGCCCCAGAAGGGCctcagggcagacagaggggagggTCCAAGGTAGGGGTCTGACCCCGGTTTCGGCAGCGCTCCGGCGGCGACTGCAGGTCCCCCGTGGCGGCTCCGATGCACCGCCTGGCCAGCACTACTGGCGCGGGGGCGGCAGAGACAGCCCAGGCTCGGGGCGGCGGCGCCGGCACTGGAGGGGCCCGGCGGGCGTAGGCTGCAGCCGCCCCGGCTCGGAGTGAGTCACCGCGCCAAGAGCTGGCGAACCCAGCGCCGAGACTCGGGTGCCGGCAGAGCGTGAACGTTTCAGGGAGGCCGGCGTGGAGCGCGCCTGTTCCCGCCTCGCCGCGCCCCACGGCTCTCTCGGCCTCTGGGAGATGTGAATGTCACTCGTGGCTGGCCAGGTTCCCCGCCCGGGGAAGCGGCTCGAGGTTCCAGGTCACTGCGCCAAGGAACAAGCGCACACATccaatgaaaacaataatttatttaaataatctcttcatATTGTAAAATCAACATTAAGAGCATgttgttttcataataaataacCCCAAAATACCTTTCATTTCAAGAACAAAGACTTTAGgataagataaaacaaaaccaaatcagtAGCTTAGTTCAACTGAGAaaattttcaaagggaaaaataaaatggaggggtTGCTGAGGTTACTGCCAAACCGCAGTTTTCACAAGTGGGCGTTTACAAAAAGTCCGAAAAGACGagtatttttatacaaataaatcaGCGGGAAAATCTGCACAGACACCTTTATTTACAAACTCTATGTCGAAGTCCACCCTAATAATCCtgaataggttttaaaaaagataatttaaacacattttttttgcagtgtccacatattaaaaaatcatttttttccccaacatcaAAATGAGGTCATCCGCAAAGGCACCtaaacttttacaaaaataaaaataaaaaaactccaCTGGTGATGGATGAGGAGAGGGCTAAGGAAGCGCTCCTGGGGGAGAGCTAtggcggggcggaggggggctCGGAGGGCTGGAGACGGCAGGGCAGAAAAAAAGCGCGGGCCGCCCGGGTCacgggggcgggtgggggagggcgcgCCGGCCCCGGGAGGTCAGTCAGCCCGGCCGACtggagctgggcctgggggcgggcagggagaaAGGAGCCTCAGAGCACCCAGGAAACCTCGCGGGCGGGGGAGGCGTCCCTCTCGGACTCAGCTCGTGGCCCGCGGCGAGGACGGCGCCCGACCGCCTggctgggcggggaggggtggggaggcaagTCTGAGGCGGGGCTCAGGTCGGAAAGGAGGCCGCGGCGGGCTGCCCTGCCCGGGGGGCCTCGGAGAAGAGCCTTCCAGGTCCCGGCCGCTCTGTGGCCGCGCGAGGGAGCAGGGCCCGTGGCAGGCCATCTCGGTCGCTCCTCCCGGAGGGGTGGGAGGCATCCGCGGGCCAGTCGGAGGGACCCTCTGGCTCTTGGAGCGAGCACGGAGGATCACCGGTCtctgctctctcagtctctggcGCGGTCTCCCTGGGGTTAGAAAATCGTCCCGGCGCTCACCGgggcgcccccgccgccgccgtggtggtggtggtggtgatggtggtggtggtgcggCTGCGGGGTCTGCGTCGGGTGCAGCAGCGGCGCGGCGGCCTGCAGGTGTGAGGTGGGGCCCGAGGCCTGGTGGTACCACGGGTAGTTGCCCAGGAAAGCCGAGGCCGCGCTGCTCGGGCTGGAGCCCGAGCTGCCCGCGCCGCTGCCGCCGCTGTTCGGGCCGCCGCCGCTCCCCATCCGCTGTGGCGCGCTGAAGTCCCAGGAGGCCGGCGCCGACACCGGCGGCGACGCACAAGGTGGCGAGCTGCTGGCCCCAGGGTGCTGCTCCGAGGGGATCTCACCGCTTTTCCACATCTTCTTGAACTTGGACCGGCGGTTCTGGAACCAGATTTTGACCTTTGTGGAAAACGGACCGAGCGTTAGTGGAAGAACCTgggtctggggcaggggagggggaggaggcgtAGAAATCACAGCCGGGCAGGTAAGCGGATCACGTGCCGCGGCCTCGGAGACTCGGGATGGCTCCTGCTCCATTAGGAGGTAATCTCCGAAAGTCCGAGGCAGCTGGATTGTGCGTGCCGCGGGGATGGTGACAGCGGGAAGGGGTCAGGAGGGCCAATTATTTTACCCGTTTAATCAGTATCGCGCGGAAAGAAGATGTGGAAGCGGATTTCTGCCCGCCCCAGGCCTTTCCTTTTCTCAGGCGCGGCGGCCCCTTGGGGGATTTCAGCTCCAGGCGTAGAAATTTAGGCCGCCCGAGGCGCCGGCCTCGAAATCCTTAAAGTTACTTTAAACGTACTTTTTAAAACGTTGTCCGGACCCCTCCTGCTTCCCAGCCATCCCAGGCCAGCGCCCTCCTCGTTCCCCGCCAGGCCGGGAGCCCTCACCTGAGTCTGGGTGAGGCCCAGGGACGCCGCCAGCTCCGCTCGCTCGGGGAGGGCGAGGTATTGAGTCTTTTGGAAACGTCTCTGAAGAGCCGCCAGCTGGAAACTGGAGTAGATGGTACGGGGTTTCCGGACTTTCTTTGGCTTCCCATTCACGATCCGGATTTCAGGCTCgaggtcctctttctctgcaacGCAACGCCATCGTGAGAACAGTGCAGCGGGGGGACCCAAACAGTTCCCGCTGGGCTTAAGGGCCGGCCGTGGCACTTGGCCTGCGCCCGGAGGCGAGTTGTTGGAGACGCTGCGGGGCGCCCAGGCGCAACTTCGCTAAGTGCGGACTCCGGCCGCCAGACACCCGGGAGCTGGACCCTCccggaaggggaagaaggagcaaaccggagagaaagaaggagcagGTGGTAAGGAAATGAGGTTACCGCGAGGCATGCACCCGGCGCCCTTTCGGCCCCCGAGTCTCACCAGCTGAGCGCCGAGGGACGTACGAGGTGACCCTCGGCAGACTGGTGGTTGAGGAGGGTAAAAAGGCTCaaggagggcagggagcaggCAGTGTAGGCGTCCGGGTCCCGGATGGATCCCCGTCCCAAACATTTTTATCCCACCCATCCCAGTAACTAGGCTGACTTGGCACCTTTGACGCCAGCGTTGTGCTTACCAGGTTCGTTGTTGGCCGGGGAAGAACTGGTCCCGTAGGGTGCGTAGGAGGTGTAGGCGGCGGTGTAGCCCAGGTCGTAGCCGCTCTTAGCGGAATAAGGGACGTTGTTGAGGCCGCCGGCGTGGTACTGGTAGGAACCCATGTGCGCGTAGGGCGAGCCCCCACTtccgccgccgcccgccgggtGCTGCTGGTTGGTGTAGTAGCTGCTGTCGGTAGCTGTGGACACCGGGAGTGTGGGCGACTCCTGGGGCTTGTGGAGGCTGCTGCCGTTGCTGCCGCCGGGGCCAGCGCCGCCGCCGCTTGGGGGCTGCTGGTGCTGGTGGTACGTGCTGGAGGCCGTGATCTGGGTCGAGTGCATATCAGCCACCAGACTGTCAAAGACTCCAGTCATCCTGGCCCGGGATGGGAAAGAGCAGGGGTGGCGGGCGCGAGGGGGGAAGCGAGGcgcctcctctgtctctccctgtcccctccagcAGCCAATGTAATTAcggggggtgagggagggtggggaggaaaacAAGAAATGTGGCAACGGTCTAGGCAACTCCTCCTCTAGGGGAGGCGATCACCGTGCACTGCTCGGGACAGCTGCCGCCGGCCGCatcctctctccgcctctctgcCCGCTCGGCTTCTTGCCCAGCGCCCGctcgggcggggggcgggcggcggagggggcaggggtggcggGGCCAGGCCGGGGCTCCGGGAGGCGGGAGCAGGTGAGCAGCCCAGAGCGGCTTTACGATTGTCTGCGGGGCGGGTTCCGGCAGCGTGGGCATTTAACACTCGTCACGTGAGCGCAGGCGACGTCACCTAGCAACAGCCAATCGGAAGCGCCGGGCCGCGGGGTTCCTGGCGCTCTGGAATGCCcggaggggggcgagggggggagGCTGGTGTCACAGGGCGGGCGCTGCGGCTGC belongs to Felis catus isolate Fca126 chromosome C1, F.catus_Fca126_mat1.0, whole genome shotgun sequence and includes:
- the DLX2 gene encoding homeobox protein DLX-2 — protein: MTGVFDSLVADMHSTQITASSTYHQHQQPPSGGGAGPGGSNGSSLHKPQESPTLPVSTATDSSYYTNQQHPAGGGGSGGSPYAHMGSYQYHAGGLNNVPYSAKSGYDLGYTAAYTSYAPYGTSSSPANNEPEKEDLEPEIRIVNGKPKKVRKPRTIYSSFQLAALQRRFQKTQYLALPERAELAASLGLTQTQVKIWFQNRRSKFKKMWKSGEIPSEQHPGASSSPPCASPPVSAPASWDFSAPQRMGSGGGPNSGGSGAGSSGSSPSSAASAFLGNYPWYHQASGPTSHLQAAAPLLHPTQTPQPHHHHHHHHHHHGGGGGAPVSAGTIF